Proteins from a genomic interval of Nasonia vitripennis strain AsymCx chromosome 3, Nvit_psr_1.1, whole genome shotgun sequence:
- the LOC100119984 gene encoding uncharacterized protein LOC100119984 isoform X2, with the protein MQRRDSSAEVSLSVALAILSSNQRVERGEKPFTRARVQSKSGAVRVRGCDRPNVFGLLCSILTCDHIYPSGFTYWRSRTQNGSKRSILNNAAYSIFQSSENSSSRNAAPGSNGSRRVNYSSNSSSSFLQRSVSADNVVVRQRGFKPSDRHDPAKRNFLESLTSKILHFDMESGHSTPIDLQKLLTPASDSNELLHVKNKKMYASSYFYAPTHPTVEDQVELARRISNSLSDVKNVKSKGQSMYVNRKKRSVKWIHDGAEDEEEPSSPVHKDKVPLKCMMNPSGKVLDIHGIQALGEEPNIPSTPPHPERLFDIVRDLNAQKGRGAEIFAKRRKRSEKWVVDTEQPQSPSSFGYGKAPIYPTKQELGVNENTKFDNKPYYNPFTVDISMDYSTPPATSCGHLQHQHQCSRASFSSAHSDCGVIPPCHTEIKKIYLREVAVGTDEAANNKMEKSRRMSFDGSSARGQRSCNSSVSNGYSRSSRGSKNGGYHQHPGYQGYQPRSNGYNGHHHHHHQHNGHSHHHHNGHNGYNGNAYHQQIAPANTLYPAYQNGNGYQNGNGYQNGNGYQNGNGYQNGNGYQNGNGYQNGNGYQNGNGYEQQPQPNACAEEADETPQEDYTPVPVKQLIQEFEKTCRPVMQYKQYCPKVAQQPVNNNGDISRYFESRREVIYHNNQQPQRNQYRSGNNNGYASSGDDEDDDEDDDEDDDGSLDDSLSPVDFYRIDDRRLISQTVSNGGNRSSSMSTLDEYYRRQLMQQHQQQLEDGKKFVDSEAEVPMEARAAALAAVVAQDELLKHKKHLRNTPVLENLVAGTTTPECFKKEFTEEVATKLYENTYHGPKISSYQNLTNYNTAPRGWDQSQPIYRPVKFEKPQDNKIVYSDF; encoded by the exons GCAAAACGGCAGCAAGCGAAGCATCCTAAACAACGCGGCCTACAGCATCTTCCAGTCGAGCGAGAACAGCAGCTCGCGAAATGCGGCTCCTGGTAGCAACGGCAGCCGGCGAGTGAACTACAGCAGcaacagtagcagcagcttTCTACAGCGCAGCGTTTCCGCTGACAATGTTGTAGTGCGACAGCGCGGCTTCAAACCCTCGGACAGACACGATCCAGCCAAGCGCAATTTCCTCGAGAGCCTCACCTCCAAAATACTCCACTTCGACATG GAGAGCGGACACTCGACTCCGATCGACTTGCAGAAGCTGCTCACCCCGGCGTCCGACTCGAACGAGCTGCTGCACGTGAAAAACA AAAAAATGTACGCCTCGTCGTACTTTTACGCGCCGACTCACCCGACGGTGGAGGACCAGGTGGAGCTGGCGCGCCGTATCTCGAATTCCCTGAGCGACGTGAAGAACGTGAAGAGCAAGGGCCAGTCGATGTACGTCAATAGGAAGAAGCGCTCGGTCAAATGGATTCACGACG GTGCGGAAGACGAAGAGGAGCCTTCGTCTCCAGTGCACAAG GATAAAGTGCCGCTGAAATGCATGATGAATCCAAGCGGCAAAGTCTTGGACATCCATGGCATCCAGGCGCTAGGCGAGGAACCAAACATCCCCTCGACACCCCCGCATCCCGAGCGGCTCTTCGACATCGTTCGGGACCTCAACGCTCAGAAGGGTCGCG GTGCTGAGATATTTGCAAAGCGCAGGAAAAGATCGGAAAAGTGGGTGGTCGACACGGAGCAGCCACAGTCGCCAAGCAGTTTCGGTTACGGAAAGGCGCCGATCTATCCGACGAAACAG GAGCTCGGCGTCAACGAAAACACGAAATTCGACAACAAGCCCTACTACAATCCATTCACTGTCGATATTTCCATGGACTACTCGACCCCACCCGCAACCA GCTGTGGTCACCTGCAGCATCAGCACcagtgctcgcgcgcgagcttcagCAGCGCACACTCCGACTGCGGTGTCATCCCTCCCTGCCACACAGAGATCAAGAAGATCTACCTGCGCGAAGTGGCAGTTGGTACCGACGAGGCTGCCAACAACAAGATGGAGAAGTCGCGTCGTATGAGCTTCGACGGATCCTCGGCTCGAGGTCAGAGGTCGTGCAATTCCAGTGTGAGCAATGGCTACAGTCGAAGCAGCAGGGGAAGCAAGAACGGCGGGTATCATCAGCATCCAGGGTACCAAGGTTACCAGCCCAGGAGTAACGGCTACAACGGTCATCACCATCACCATCATCAGCACAATGGACACAGTCACCATCATCACAACGGGCACAACGGATACAACGGGAACGCGTACCATCAGCAGATAGCACCGGCCAACACTCTGTATCCTGCTTATCAGAATGGTAACGGGTACCAGAACGGCAATGGGTACCAGAATGGCAACGGGTATCAGAACGGCAATGGGTACCAGAATGGAAACGGATACCAGAATGGCAATGGGTACCAGAATGGAAACGGTTATCAGAACGGAAACGGGTATGAGCAACAGCCACAGCCAAATGCCTGCGCCGAGGAGGCAGATGAGACTCCACAGGAGGATTACACGCCGGTACCAGTAAAACAGCTGATTCAAGAGTTCGAGAAGACCTGTCGACCGGTCATGCAGTACAAGCAGTACTGCCCAAAAGTGGCCCAACAACCAGTCAACAACAACGGCGACATATCGCGCTACTTCGAGTCCCGACGAGAAGTCATCTACCACAACAACCAGCAGCCACAGCGGAACCAGTACAGGTCCGGCAACAACAACGGCTATGCCAGTTCTGgtgacgacgaggacgacgacgaggacgacgacgaagatgaCGATGGTTCCCTGGACGACTCGCTGTCCCCTGTCGACTTCTACCGGATCGACGACAGGAGATTGATCAGCCAGACGGTCAGCAATGGCGGCAACAGGTCCTCATCCATGAGCACACTGGACGAGTACTACCGAAGACAGTTGATGCaacagcaccagcagcagttGGAGGACGGGAAAAAGTTTGTCGATTCGGAGGCAGAAGTGCCCATGGAAGCAAGAGCCGCGGCTCTGGCTGCGGTGGTAGCACAGGACGAGCTGCTCAAACACAAGAAGCACCTGAGGAACACACCTGTGTTGGAGAACCTGGTGGCCGGTACCACGACGCCCGAGTGCTTCAAGAAGGAGTTTACCGAGGAAGTAG cGACGAAACTATACGAGAACACATATCACGGGCCGAAAATCTCGAGCTACCAGAACCTGACCAACTACAACACGGCACCCCGAGGATGGGACCAGTCGCAGCCGATTTACCGGCCAGTCAAGTTCGAGAAGCCTCAGGACAACAAAATTGTCTACTCGGACTTCTAG
- the LOC100119984 gene encoding uncharacterized protein LOC100119984 isoform X1, whose translation MQRRDSSAEVSLSVALAILSSNQRVERGEKPFTRARVQSKSGAVRVRGCDRPNVFGLLCSILTCDHIYPSGFTYWRSRTQNGSKRSILNNAAYSIFQSSENSSSRNAAPGSNGSRRVNYSSNSSSSFLQRSVSADNVVVRQRGFKPSDRHDPAKRNFLESLTSKILHFDMESGHSTPIDLQKLLTPASDSNELLHVKNKKMYASSYFYAPTHPTVEDQVELARRISNSLSDVKNVKSKGQSMYVNRKKRSVKWIHDGNGAEDEEEPSSPVHKDKVPLKCMMNPSGKVLDIHGIQALGEEPNIPSTPPHPERLFDIVRDLNAQKGRGAEIFAKRRKRSEKWVVDTEQPQSPSSFGYGKAPIYPTKQELGVNENTKFDNKPYYNPFTVDISMDYSTPPATSCGHLQHQHQCSRASFSSAHSDCGVIPPCHTEIKKIYLREVAVGTDEAANNKMEKSRRMSFDGSSARGQRSCNSSVSNGYSRSSRGSKNGGYHQHPGYQGYQPRSNGYNGHHHHHHQHNGHSHHHHNGHNGYNGNAYHQQIAPANTLYPAYQNGNGYQNGNGYQNGNGYQNGNGYQNGNGYQNGNGYQNGNGYQNGNGYEQQPQPNACAEEADETPQEDYTPVPVKQLIQEFEKTCRPVMQYKQYCPKVAQQPVNNNGDISRYFESRREVIYHNNQQPQRNQYRSGNNNGYASSGDDEDDDEDDDEDDDGSLDDSLSPVDFYRIDDRRLISQTVSNGGNRSSSMSTLDEYYRRQLMQQHQQQLEDGKKFVDSEAEVPMEARAAALAAVVAQDELLKHKKHLRNTPVLENLVAGTTTPECFKKEFTEEVATKLYENTYHGPKISSYQNLTNYNTAPRGWDQSQPIYRPVKFEKPQDNKIVYSDF comes from the exons GCAAAACGGCAGCAAGCGAAGCATCCTAAACAACGCGGCCTACAGCATCTTCCAGTCGAGCGAGAACAGCAGCTCGCGAAATGCGGCTCCTGGTAGCAACGGCAGCCGGCGAGTGAACTACAGCAGcaacagtagcagcagcttTCTACAGCGCAGCGTTTCCGCTGACAATGTTGTAGTGCGACAGCGCGGCTTCAAACCCTCGGACAGACACGATCCAGCCAAGCGCAATTTCCTCGAGAGCCTCACCTCCAAAATACTCCACTTCGACATG GAGAGCGGACACTCGACTCCGATCGACTTGCAGAAGCTGCTCACCCCGGCGTCCGACTCGAACGAGCTGCTGCACGTGAAAAACA AAAAAATGTACGCCTCGTCGTACTTTTACGCGCCGACTCACCCGACGGTGGAGGACCAGGTGGAGCTGGCGCGCCGTATCTCGAATTCCCTGAGCGACGTGAAGAACGTGAAGAGCAAGGGCCAGTCGATGTACGTCAATAGGAAGAAGCGCTCGGTCAAATGGATTCACGACGGTAACG GTGCGGAAGACGAAGAGGAGCCTTCGTCTCCAGTGCACAAG GATAAAGTGCCGCTGAAATGCATGATGAATCCAAGCGGCAAAGTCTTGGACATCCATGGCATCCAGGCGCTAGGCGAGGAACCAAACATCCCCTCGACACCCCCGCATCCCGAGCGGCTCTTCGACATCGTTCGGGACCTCAACGCTCAGAAGGGTCGCG GTGCTGAGATATTTGCAAAGCGCAGGAAAAGATCGGAAAAGTGGGTGGTCGACACGGAGCAGCCACAGTCGCCAAGCAGTTTCGGTTACGGAAAGGCGCCGATCTATCCGACGAAACAG GAGCTCGGCGTCAACGAAAACACGAAATTCGACAACAAGCCCTACTACAATCCATTCACTGTCGATATTTCCATGGACTACTCGACCCCACCCGCAACCA GCTGTGGTCACCTGCAGCATCAGCACcagtgctcgcgcgcgagcttcagCAGCGCACACTCCGACTGCGGTGTCATCCCTCCCTGCCACACAGAGATCAAGAAGATCTACCTGCGCGAAGTGGCAGTTGGTACCGACGAGGCTGCCAACAACAAGATGGAGAAGTCGCGTCGTATGAGCTTCGACGGATCCTCGGCTCGAGGTCAGAGGTCGTGCAATTCCAGTGTGAGCAATGGCTACAGTCGAAGCAGCAGGGGAAGCAAGAACGGCGGGTATCATCAGCATCCAGGGTACCAAGGTTACCAGCCCAGGAGTAACGGCTACAACGGTCATCACCATCACCATCATCAGCACAATGGACACAGTCACCATCATCACAACGGGCACAACGGATACAACGGGAACGCGTACCATCAGCAGATAGCACCGGCCAACACTCTGTATCCTGCTTATCAGAATGGTAACGGGTACCAGAACGGCAATGGGTACCAGAATGGCAACGGGTATCAGAACGGCAATGGGTACCAGAATGGAAACGGATACCAGAATGGCAATGGGTACCAGAATGGAAACGGTTATCAGAACGGAAACGGGTATGAGCAACAGCCACAGCCAAATGCCTGCGCCGAGGAGGCAGATGAGACTCCACAGGAGGATTACACGCCGGTACCAGTAAAACAGCTGATTCAAGAGTTCGAGAAGACCTGTCGACCGGTCATGCAGTACAAGCAGTACTGCCCAAAAGTGGCCCAACAACCAGTCAACAACAACGGCGACATATCGCGCTACTTCGAGTCCCGACGAGAAGTCATCTACCACAACAACCAGCAGCCACAGCGGAACCAGTACAGGTCCGGCAACAACAACGGCTATGCCAGTTCTGgtgacgacgaggacgacgacgaggacgacgacgaagatgaCGATGGTTCCCTGGACGACTCGCTGTCCCCTGTCGACTTCTACCGGATCGACGACAGGAGATTGATCAGCCAGACGGTCAGCAATGGCGGCAACAGGTCCTCATCCATGAGCACACTGGACGAGTACTACCGAAGACAGTTGATGCaacagcaccagcagcagttGGAGGACGGGAAAAAGTTTGTCGATTCGGAGGCAGAAGTGCCCATGGAAGCAAGAGCCGCGGCTCTGGCTGCGGTGGTAGCACAGGACGAGCTGCTCAAACACAAGAAGCACCTGAGGAACACACCTGTGTTGGAGAACCTGGTGGCCGGTACCACGACGCCCGAGTGCTTCAAGAAGGAGTTTACCGAGGAAGTAG cGACGAAACTATACGAGAACACATATCACGGGCCGAAAATCTCGAGCTACCAGAACCTGACCAACTACAACACGGCACCCCGAGGATGGGACCAGTCGCAGCCGATTTACCGGCCAGTCAAGTTCGAGAAGCCTCAGGACAACAAAATTGTCTACTCGGACTTCTAG
- the LOC100119984 gene encoding uncharacterized protein LOC100119984 isoform X8 gives MQNGSKRSILNNAAYSIFQSSENSSSRNAAPGSNGSRRVNYSSNSSSSFLQRSVSADNVVVRQRGFKPSDRHDPAKRNFLESLTSKILHFDMESGHSTPIDLQKLLTPASDSNELLHVKNKKMYASSYFYAPTHPTVEDQVELARRISNSLSDVKNVKSKGQSMYVNRKKRSVKWIHDGNGAEDEEEPSSPVHKDKVPLKCMMNPSGKVLDIHGIQALGEEPNIPSTPPHPERLFDIVRDLNAQKGRGAEIFAKRRKRSEKWVVDTEQPQSPSSFGYGKAPIYPTKQELGVNENTKFDNKPYYNPFTVDISMDYSTPPATSCGHLQHQHQCSRASFSSAHSDCGVIPPCHTEIKKIYLREVAVGTDEAANNKMEKSRRMSFDGSSARGQRSCNSSVSNGYSRSSRGSKNGGYHQHPGYQGYQPRSNGYNGHHHHHHQHNGHSHHHHNGHNGYNGNAYHQQIAPANTLYPAYQNGNGYQNGNGYQNGNGYQNGNGYQNGNGYQNGNGYQNGNGYQNGNGYEQQPQPNACAEEADETPQEDYTPVPVKQLIQEFEKTCRPVMQYKQYCPKVAQQPVNNNGDISRYFESRREVIYHNNQQPQRNQYRSGNNNGYASSGDDEDDDEDDDEDDDGSLDDSLSPVDFYRIDDRRLISQTVSNGGNRSSSMSTLDEYYRRQLMQQHQQQLEDGKKFVDSEAEVPMEARAAALAAVVAQDELLKHKKHLRNTPVLENLVAGTTTPECFKKEFTEEVATKLYENTYHGPKISSYQNLTNYNTAPRGWDQSQPIYRPVKFEKPQDNKIVYSDF, from the exons GCAAAACGGCAGCAAGCGAAGCATCCTAAACAACGCGGCCTACAGCATCTTCCAGTCGAGCGAGAACAGCAGCTCGCGAAATGCGGCTCCTGGTAGCAACGGCAGCCGGCGAGTGAACTACAGCAGcaacagtagcagcagcttTCTACAGCGCAGCGTTTCCGCTGACAATGTTGTAGTGCGACAGCGCGGCTTCAAACCCTCGGACAGACACGATCCAGCCAAGCGCAATTTCCTCGAGAGCCTCACCTCCAAAATACTCCACTTCGACATG GAGAGCGGACACTCGACTCCGATCGACTTGCAGAAGCTGCTCACCCCGGCGTCCGACTCGAACGAGCTGCTGCACGTGAAAAACA AAAAAATGTACGCCTCGTCGTACTTTTACGCGCCGACTCACCCGACGGTGGAGGACCAGGTGGAGCTGGCGCGCCGTATCTCGAATTCCCTGAGCGACGTGAAGAACGTGAAGAGCAAGGGCCAGTCGATGTACGTCAATAGGAAGAAGCGCTCGGTCAAATGGATTCACGACGGTAACG GTGCGGAAGACGAAGAGGAGCCTTCGTCTCCAGTGCACAAG GATAAAGTGCCGCTGAAATGCATGATGAATCCAAGCGGCAAAGTCTTGGACATCCATGGCATCCAGGCGCTAGGCGAGGAACCAAACATCCCCTCGACACCCCCGCATCCCGAGCGGCTCTTCGACATCGTTCGGGACCTCAACGCTCAGAAGGGTCGCG GTGCTGAGATATTTGCAAAGCGCAGGAAAAGATCGGAAAAGTGGGTGGTCGACACGGAGCAGCCACAGTCGCCAAGCAGTTTCGGTTACGGAAAGGCGCCGATCTATCCGACGAAACAG GAGCTCGGCGTCAACGAAAACACGAAATTCGACAACAAGCCCTACTACAATCCATTCACTGTCGATATTTCCATGGACTACTCGACCCCACCCGCAACCA GCTGTGGTCACCTGCAGCATCAGCACcagtgctcgcgcgcgagcttcagCAGCGCACACTCCGACTGCGGTGTCATCCCTCCCTGCCACACAGAGATCAAGAAGATCTACCTGCGCGAAGTGGCAGTTGGTACCGACGAGGCTGCCAACAACAAGATGGAGAAGTCGCGTCGTATGAGCTTCGACGGATCCTCGGCTCGAGGTCAGAGGTCGTGCAATTCCAGTGTGAGCAATGGCTACAGTCGAAGCAGCAGGGGAAGCAAGAACGGCGGGTATCATCAGCATCCAGGGTACCAAGGTTACCAGCCCAGGAGTAACGGCTACAACGGTCATCACCATCACCATCATCAGCACAATGGACACAGTCACCATCATCACAACGGGCACAACGGATACAACGGGAACGCGTACCATCAGCAGATAGCACCGGCCAACACTCTGTATCCTGCTTATCAGAATGGTAACGGGTACCAGAACGGCAATGGGTACCAGAATGGCAACGGGTATCAGAACGGCAATGGGTACCAGAATGGAAACGGATACCAGAATGGCAATGGGTACCAGAATGGAAACGGTTATCAGAACGGAAACGGGTATGAGCAACAGCCACAGCCAAATGCCTGCGCCGAGGAGGCAGATGAGACTCCACAGGAGGATTACACGCCGGTACCAGTAAAACAGCTGATTCAAGAGTTCGAGAAGACCTGTCGACCGGTCATGCAGTACAAGCAGTACTGCCCAAAAGTGGCCCAACAACCAGTCAACAACAACGGCGACATATCGCGCTACTTCGAGTCCCGACGAGAAGTCATCTACCACAACAACCAGCAGCCACAGCGGAACCAGTACAGGTCCGGCAACAACAACGGCTATGCCAGTTCTGgtgacgacgaggacgacgacgaggacgacgacgaagatgaCGATGGTTCCCTGGACGACTCGCTGTCCCCTGTCGACTTCTACCGGATCGACGACAGGAGATTGATCAGCCAGACGGTCAGCAATGGCGGCAACAGGTCCTCATCCATGAGCACACTGGACGAGTACTACCGAAGACAGTTGATGCaacagcaccagcagcagttGGAGGACGGGAAAAAGTTTGTCGATTCGGAGGCAGAAGTGCCCATGGAAGCAAGAGCCGCGGCTCTGGCTGCGGTGGTAGCACAGGACGAGCTGCTCAAACACAAGAAGCACCTGAGGAACACACCTGTGTTGGAGAACCTGGTGGCCGGTACCACGACGCCCGAGTGCTTCAAGAAGGAGTTTACCGAGGAAGTAG cGACGAAACTATACGAGAACACATATCACGGGCCGAAAATCTCGAGCTACCAGAACCTGACCAACTACAACACGGCACCCCGAGGATGGGACCAGTCGCAGCCGATTTACCGGCCAGTCAAGTTCGAGAAGCCTCAGGACAACAAAATTGTCTACTCGGACTTCTAG
- the LOC100119984 gene encoding uncharacterized protein LOC100119984 isoform X7: MESGHSTPIDLQKLLTPASDSNELLHVKNKKMYASSYFYAPTHPTVEDQVELARRISNSLSDVKNVKSKGQSMYVNRKKRSVKWIHDGNGAEDEEEPSSPVHKDKVPLKCMMNPSGKVLDIHGIQALGEEPNIPSTPPHPERLFDIVRDLNAQKGRGAEIFAKRRKRSEKWVVDTEQPQSPSSFGYGKAPIYPTKQELGVNENTKFDNKPYYNPFTVDISMDYSTPPATSCGHLQHQHQCSRASFSSAHSDCGVIPPCHTEIKKIYLREVAVGTDEAANNKMEKSRRMSFDGSSARGQRSCNSSVSNGYSRSSRGSKNGGYHQHPGYQGYQPRSNGYNGHHHHHHQHNGHSHHHHNGHNGYNGNAYHQQIAPANTLYPAYQNGNGYQNGNGYQNGNGYQNGNGYQNGNGYQNGNGYQNGNGYQNGNGYEQQPQPNACAEEADETPQEDYTPVPVKQLIQEFEKTCRPVMQYKQYCPKVAQQPVNNNGDISRYFESRREVIYHNNQQPQRNQYRSGNNNGYASSGDDEDDDEDDDEDDDGSLDDSLSPVDFYRIDDRRLISQTVSNGGNRSSSMSTLDEYYRRQLMQQHQQQLEDGKKFVDSEAEVPMEARAAALAAVVAQDELLKHKKHLRNTPVLENLVAGTTTPECFKKEFTEEVATKLYENTYHGPKISSYQNLTNYNTAPRGWDQSQPIYRPVKFEKPQDNKIVYSDF, translated from the exons ATG GAGAGCGGACACTCGACTCCGATCGACTTGCAGAAGCTGCTCACCCCGGCGTCCGACTCGAACGAGCTGCTGCACGTGAAAAACA AAAAAATGTACGCCTCGTCGTACTTTTACGCGCCGACTCACCCGACGGTGGAGGACCAGGTGGAGCTGGCGCGCCGTATCTCGAATTCCCTGAGCGACGTGAAGAACGTGAAGAGCAAGGGCCAGTCGATGTACGTCAATAGGAAGAAGCGCTCGGTCAAATGGATTCACGACGGTAACG GTGCGGAAGACGAAGAGGAGCCTTCGTCTCCAGTGCACAAG GATAAAGTGCCGCTGAAATGCATGATGAATCCAAGCGGCAAAGTCTTGGACATCCATGGCATCCAGGCGCTAGGCGAGGAACCAAACATCCCCTCGACACCCCCGCATCCCGAGCGGCTCTTCGACATCGTTCGGGACCTCAACGCTCAGAAGGGTCGCG GTGCTGAGATATTTGCAAAGCGCAGGAAAAGATCGGAAAAGTGGGTGGTCGACACGGAGCAGCCACAGTCGCCAAGCAGTTTCGGTTACGGAAAGGCGCCGATCTATCCGACGAAACAG GAGCTCGGCGTCAACGAAAACACGAAATTCGACAACAAGCCCTACTACAATCCATTCACTGTCGATATTTCCATGGACTACTCGACCCCACCCGCAACCA GCTGTGGTCACCTGCAGCATCAGCACcagtgctcgcgcgcgagcttcagCAGCGCACACTCCGACTGCGGTGTCATCCCTCCCTGCCACACAGAGATCAAGAAGATCTACCTGCGCGAAGTGGCAGTTGGTACCGACGAGGCTGCCAACAACAAGATGGAGAAGTCGCGTCGTATGAGCTTCGACGGATCCTCGGCTCGAGGTCAGAGGTCGTGCAATTCCAGTGTGAGCAATGGCTACAGTCGAAGCAGCAGGGGAAGCAAGAACGGCGGGTATCATCAGCATCCAGGGTACCAAGGTTACCAGCCCAGGAGTAACGGCTACAACGGTCATCACCATCACCATCATCAGCACAATGGACACAGTCACCATCATCACAACGGGCACAACGGATACAACGGGAACGCGTACCATCAGCAGATAGCACCGGCCAACACTCTGTATCCTGCTTATCAGAATGGTAACGGGTACCAGAACGGCAATGGGTACCAGAATGGCAACGGGTATCAGAACGGCAATGGGTACCAGAATGGAAACGGATACCAGAATGGCAATGGGTACCAGAATGGAAACGGTTATCAGAACGGAAACGGGTATGAGCAACAGCCACAGCCAAATGCCTGCGCCGAGGAGGCAGATGAGACTCCACAGGAGGATTACACGCCGGTACCAGTAAAACAGCTGATTCAAGAGTTCGAGAAGACCTGTCGACCGGTCATGCAGTACAAGCAGTACTGCCCAAAAGTGGCCCAACAACCAGTCAACAACAACGGCGACATATCGCGCTACTTCGAGTCCCGACGAGAAGTCATCTACCACAACAACCAGCAGCCACAGCGGAACCAGTACAGGTCCGGCAACAACAACGGCTATGCCAGTTCTGgtgacgacgaggacgacgacgaggacgacgacgaagatgaCGATGGTTCCCTGGACGACTCGCTGTCCCCTGTCGACTTCTACCGGATCGACGACAGGAGATTGATCAGCCAGACGGTCAGCAATGGCGGCAACAGGTCCTCATCCATGAGCACACTGGACGAGTACTACCGAAGACAGTTGATGCaacagcaccagcagcagttGGAGGACGGGAAAAAGTTTGTCGATTCGGAGGCAGAAGTGCCCATGGAAGCAAGAGCCGCGGCTCTGGCTGCGGTGGTAGCACAGGACGAGCTGCTCAAACACAAGAAGCACCTGAGGAACACACCTGTGTTGGAGAACCTGGTGGCCGGTACCACGACGCCCGAGTGCTTCAAGAAGGAGTTTACCGAGGAAGTAG cGACGAAACTATACGAGAACACATATCACGGGCCGAAAATCTCGAGCTACCAGAACCTGACCAACTACAACACGGCACCCCGAGGATGGGACCAGTCGCAGCCGATTTACCGGCCAGTCAAGTTCGAGAAGCCTCAGGACAACAAAATTGTCTACTCGGACTTCTAG